Part of the Vagococcus jeotgali genome, TGTTGATCACGGTGAGCTTCAATAATCTCAACAGCTCTTTCATGAGCACGAACTAAGATATTACGAACTTCCTCATCAATTTGATAAGCTACTTGATCAGAAAATGGTTTAGACTGTCCATAATCACGACCAACAAAGACTTGATGGTTCCCTTCATATTGAACAGGACCTAAGGCATCACTCATTCCGTACTCTGTTACCATTGAACGAGCTAAGCGAGTAGCTTGTTCAAAGTCATTGCTTGCTCCAGTTGATTTTTCACCAAAGATAATCTCTTCAGCAACACGTCCACCTAAAAGACCAACAATTTGTTCAAACATTTCATTTTGAGTCATTAAGAAACGATCTTCTCTAGGTAGGGCAATCATATACCCTCCGGCACGTCCACGAGGAATAATCGTTACTTTATGGACAATACGTGCATCACTTAATACTAAACCACAAATCGTATGACCTGCTTCATGATAAGCAACGATGTCACGTTCTTTTTTACTAATTGCACGGTCTTTTTTAGCAGGACCGGCAATCACTCTATCTTGAGCTTCATCAATATCTGATGCATCAATTTTCTTTTTATTTCGTCTAGCAGCAACAAGCGCTGCTTCATTTAAGACGTTTTCAAGGTCAGCACCGGCAAAACCTGGTGTTTGTTGAGCGACAACTTTTAAATCAACATCATGCGCTAATGGTTTATTACGAGCATGGACACGTAAAATTTGTTCACGACCTTTAACATCTGGCACACCAACTAATACTTGTCTGTCAAAACGACCTGGACGAAGTAGAGCAGGATCTAAAACATCAGAACGGTTTGTTGCGGCAATCACGATAACACCCTCGTTACCACCAAAACCATCCATCTCAACAAGTAACTGGTTTAAAGTTTGTTCACGCTCATCGTGTCCACCACCCATACCAGCACCACGCTGACGACCAACTGCATCAATCTCATCAATAAAGATAATCGCTGGAGCAGACTTTTTAGCTGTTTCAAACAAGTCACGTACACGACTTGCCCCAACACCTACAAACATCTCTACAAAATCAGAACCTGAAATTGAGTAGAACGGTACACCTGCTTCACCTGCAACAGCTTTAGCAAGTAATGTTTTACCCGTTCCTGGAGGTCCTTCAAGTAAGACACCCGCTGGAATTCTAGCCCCTAACTCCACAAAGCGACGTGGGTCTTTTAAGAATTCTACCACTTCAACTAACTCTTGTTTCTCTTCCTCAGCACCAGCCACATCAGAGAACCTGACAGTGATTGTCTTCTTATCTGCCTCTTTTGTTTTAGATTTTCCAAAGTTCATCACACCACGGCCATTACCACCGCCTTGTCCACCTTGTCCCATCATCATATAAAATAGGAATACCATTAAAATGATTGGTAGGAAACTAAACAATAAGGATACCCAAATACCATTACTCGATTGTTCTTTAACAACAATCTTAGCACCAGAGTCCTTGGCTGCTTCAGTAATTGTGTCAATCGTTGAGTCATTAGGTAACACAGAGGTTGTAAAGCGTTTTGATTTTACTTTTGTTTGACCAAAAACTGGTAATCCACCTGTATCTGTGACTTTTTGATCATCGTGATATTCACCAGTTATCTTATACACACCATTAGATGGTTGCACTGAGAACTCTTTGACTTGTTTTTCTTCTAAGTTTTTATAAAATGTTGAATAGTTTATATTGGGAGACTGGTCACTGCCTTGTCCGAAGAAGAAGTATACGATTGTGATCATTGATAGAAACACAATTATATAATACAGCGAATTACGCATCCCTGAATTCTTTTTATTCATACATGTCCTCCTTCTCTATATTAAATTTTCAAATTAAATCAATGGTAATAACCCATTATAACATTAAGGGTTAAAAAAATTAAGCATTTTCATATATTTCAGGTTTAAGTACACCGATATATGGTAGATTACGGTAATCTTCTGCATAATCTAATCCATAACCAACTACAAATTCGTTCGGTACGTCAAAGCCTACATAATCAGCTGACATGTCTACAACACGACCTTCTGGCTTATCTAACATAGTAACAATTTTAACAGAAGCTGCTTTTCTATGCTTTAACATCTCAACTAAATATTTCAATGTACGTCCACTATCAATAATGTCTTCGACTAATAAAATATGTCGGCCTTCAACGTTTGTACTTAAGTCTTTTAAAATACGAACTTCTCCTGAAGAGACTGTAGCATTTCCATAACTGGACACATCCATAAAGTCCATTTCCATATGAATATCCATAGCACGAACTAAATCAGAAAGAAAAGGTACTGCCCCTTTTAATACACCGACTACTAATGGGTATTTGTCTTTATAATCCTGACTAATTGTATGACCTAAAGCACTCACTCGCTCATGAATCTCTTCTTGTGAATAAAATGTTTTTTCGATATCGTTTTCTAGCATTGGTTTCTCCTTCCAAACTTACTCGTCTTTTTTCTTAAAATAGACAAGCTTATATTGTATTTTATCAGTTTCCCTAGGAATACTCAAATAAGATTTTCGAAAAGGTAACACCCATAAGACATTACTTTTTTCGTCTAGTACAATCCAACTTTCTTGACGCTTTTTCACGGGTATTTTTTCATCAATAAAAAAACGTGATACCTTTTTTGTCTGACCTTGTTGATTATATACGAATTTATCACCATCTTCACGTTTTCTGATCTGAATACGATGGTTTTTTGTATGTTGATACTCTATTTTTTCCTCTATCCAAGTATCATCGAATTCCGGGATTATCATACTCCTCTCATCAAAAAGCCCAATCCACTCTGTTTCTGATAAATAATCACCCTGATTGACTGTCAAAAATATTGGGGTATATAAAAGAGGAAACACCTCTTTTTTCATAATTTTAAATTTTTGATAATTTTTTTCCCCCACCCACTCTTGGCCTAAATCAATCTGCTTAAATGAAGCAAGATTTTTCATTGTCGATAGTAGTAACTCTTTTTTTAAATACCCAATCAAGACTCCTGTTTTATGATGAAATACTTGGCAAACTAAGTCATTTAGTTGGGATTGTAAAGCAGGTGACAATTGATAAAATTCATTTAAATCTATGAGCCACTCCTCATCGCTTTCTTTCACACAAGTTTGATAAACAGGTCTCATTAATTCATCTAAAGCCTCTTTCTGACATAGGGCTTCTTTAGATAAACGAGATAGACCATCACTAAATTGAGGGTTTTCTTCCTCTAGTAAAGGTAAAATAGTGTGTCTTATTCTATTTCTAAAATAAGTGGTCTGCTGATTAGTCACATCTTCCATAAAAGGGATATCATAAGTTTTAGCTAAAGCATAGAGGTTTTGCTTATTTAGATGAAGTAAGGGTCTGATTAATAGACCATCACCAAATTCACGAGTCTCAATAATCCCACCTAAAGATTCTAGCTGACTTCCTTGAATCAGACGCATTAAGATTGTCTCCACATGATCACCTTGGTGATGTGCAGTTAATAACACAGTACTTTTAGTCTCTCTCATAACTTTTTCAAAGAAATTATATCTAAATTCTCTCGCTAAAGCTTCGACTGAATGAGTCAAATTTGGACCATCATGCCACTTTACACCCGTAAAACCTACCCCGTGCTCAGCACAAAATACACGGACAAATACCTCTTCAGCATCTGACTCTCTTCTTAATTGGTGATTTATATGAGCAACTGTGATTCTTGGCCGCTCTTTTTTAGGTAAAGATAATAATATACTTAATAACACCATAGAATCCACTCCACCAGACACACCTATAACAAGACGAGTTTGATGCGTCCAGTTATATTTTTCAAGCCATGATTCGGCTATTTTGTTCATCCTATCACTTCCTTAACTAAAAAATTCAAATAGTTGAGCTGAAAATAAAATAAGAGGCTACCTTTTAGGTCAGCCTCTTATTTTATTTCATTAATTACGACGTCCGCCACGTCCACCGCGTTTACCTTCAGTGCTACGTTTTAGTGTACTTAGTCGATCATCACTATCTTTCAAGAAATTTGTCATCAAATTGTCAAAACTCTCTTTTTTCTGTACAGGTGCTTGTGTTGTACGTGATTGACGATTTCGGTCATTACCACGATTACCTCGGTCAAAACCTTTGTTACCACGATCAGATTGATAATTACTTGATGAGCGTTTGAAGTCTTTGCGGCCACTTTCTTTAGGGCGTTCTTCTTCGTTAACGCGCTTGATTGATAAGCCGATTTTACCATCGTCACCAATACTCATCACTTTAACTTCTGTATCATCCCCAACTTTTAATACATCGTTGATATCTTTAACAAAACTATTTGATACTTCACTAATATGAACTAACCCAGTTTTTCCTTCACCTAAATCAACAAATGCTCCAAAATTAGTGATACCTGAAATTTTACCTGGTAACTTTGCCCCTACTTCGATTGACATAAAAAAATTTTTCCTCCTTGAACCTTTTAAATATATTTTTATTTTTAACTATCTAATTTTTCTTGGTACCATTTAATTCAGGTACACTATACACTTGCTCGTCTTCTTTTGAATAAAAGTACTTCGCACGTGCAATTTTTTCAACATATTCTTTATCATTTAATAAAGTCACTTCATCAGTTAAATCTTTCTTTTGCACCTTAGCGGCTTCAAATTCTTGTTTAACTTCTTGTTTAGTGTCTTGTAATTTCAAAAGATGTTGTCCGTTACGAAATAGGCTAACTCCCATGAATGTGAACAAAGCAAAAGCTACAATAAACATAATCGTTAAGCGACGACGTCTAAAAATAATCTGTTTTTGTTGACGTTTAGTTTTTTCTAAGCCAGACGGTGTCTGTTCTTCGCGATTTTCAATCGCAATAATTTTTTGTTTGTCTTTCATTCCACGATGGACTCCCATTCTTTTTCTATGAACACCATCATTATACCAACTCATTGTGGGCTTGTCTAATACAATTACGGAGTTTCTGCGCTATCAACACGTTTTTCACTCAAGATTTCATATAAATCTTTTGCTTCATCTTTTTTCGTTGTGTCTCTTAGCTCTGTCACTTTTACTTCTAATATTTTATTTCCAAACATAATCGTAATAATATCTCCTGCTTTAACATCAGTTGATGATTTGGCTAGCTTATTATTAACTTGAATACGCCCCTTATCTGCTACTTCTTTTGCCACAGATCTTCTTTTAATAATACGCGACACTTTTAAATATTTATCTAAACGCATAATTATCCCTCTTTCTTATAAAACTTATTTATAATCTTATGTCCAAATGGTAACATATTCCACTCATCTTCGTTAAATATTTTACACTTAATTAGGCAAAGTAAATATAATATAAAACCGATAACAACACCAAGTAAGGTGATCATTAAAGATAATAGACGGTGAGTATCAGTTCTTAGCACGTAACTCACACCAACACGATAAAGCAAGATCCCAAATACCATCACTAGAATACTACCTGTTAATTTCAGTAAAAAGACACGCCCCACTTGTAATTTCTCTTTCCCCCGGTTTAAAAAGTGATGCAAAATAATTAGACAGCCAACTAAACTCAGCAAGGTACTAAAACTTGAACCAACTGTTCCAAAATAAAATGTTAGGACAGGTGTCAACACCATCTTTAATAATAAACCAAATAAAGCAGCTAACAACTGATATTTTACTCTATTTTGACTTTGGTAGATCGTTTGATAAGTTTGAATCATGGAGACTAAAGTAACAGATAAAACAAATAAAGATAGCGTTAAACTTCCTTGATTATCACTAAACAGGGTTGTATTAATAAAAGGCATAAGTAACGACAACCCCACTCCAGCTGCTAAAGCAATGGTTAATGAGACCCTAATATAGGAAGTTACTGTTTGATAATAAGCACTTTTTTCTCTATTTGAAAAATAATGAGTTAATGTTGGCATAAAGGTAGCTGTCATGGAGACTGCTACGACTAAACCAAGTTGAACTAAGGGTTGGCCTCTATCAAATACCCCTTTAGCAATTTTTGCTGCCAAATCTGGCATGCCTTGATAAACTAAATATTTTTTGACAGTAAATGAATCAATTAACTGAAATACTACTAAGTAGGCACTAAACAAACATAAAGTACCACCTTCAATGATCATCCGTTTTAATAAATCAGGTTGTGTCAGCTTAGGACGAGTAAGTACTTGGGAGAAACTTATTTGTTTTCTAACATAATAAAGTAAAACAAAAGATGCACAAAAACCACCAATAATCGCTCCACTCGTTGCCATACTTCCAACTTGGTAGACTGTTAAAGATTTAGTCGTAAACAAATACCCACCAAATAAAATCACCGTCACCCGAATACCTTGTTCAACTAATTGAGAGGTAGCTGTTGGTATCATGTTTAATTCACCTTGAAAATAACCTCTAGTTGTTGAGAGGAAGGGAACAAATAAAAAGACAATAGACACCACTTGAATCAACGGCGTCAATTGTACATCCCCCATTAACATCGCCACTTGTTTAGCTCCAAAAAATAATAGAGCAAATAAACTAATAGAAAAAACACTTAAATACCAAAAAAATTGTTTTAATACATCTAGTTTCTCACCTGGTAAGGTTTCACTAGCTAATAATTTTGACAAATAAATGGGCATACCAGATAAAGCCAAAGTCATGGCTATTCCGTATATAGGGTAGACTTGTTGATAAACATAAAACCCTTCATCACCAACAAGATTTTGAAAAGGGACTCGGTAGATAGCACTTAAGAGTTTCACTATAAAAGAAGTCGCTGTTAAAATCATCGTTCCCTTTAATAATTTTTTCTCCATCTGTAACTTATTCATGAGGTGTTTCCTCTTTAGTAAGCTTTGTGTAACGCTCTTGTCTTAAGGAAAAAATAAACTCTGATACTTCATGTAGCCATGTTCCCACATTCATTTGTTTTGGTACAGTCAATACCACAGACAATCCATCATCAGTATTTATAGAAGCTTTTAAGTTTGTCGCAGATAAAGCTCTAAAAATTTGCTCCATGGTGTAAGTAGATTGACCTTGTTTACTTAAATCAATGATCAACTTATCTTGGACACAGTGAATTTTTTCAACTAAAGCATAATCAGCATTAGCCTTAATTAAACCAACTGTTAAGAGATTTGCTACCTCATCAGGGTACTCACCGAAACGATCAATCAAGTCCTCATCAATTTCATCATGCATCTCTTGTGTCTCAATTTGACGAATCCGTTTATAAATCTCAATTTTTTGACGCTCATCTTCAATGTAGTCAACTGGAATATAAGCATCAATACCTAAATCAATCTCTGCTACTGTCTTAGCATCTTGTTGTTTGATGCCTTGTTTGCGTTTAACGGCTTCTGTTAGCATATGTGTATACATATCAAAACCAACTGAATCAATAAAGCCGT contains:
- the ftsH gene encoding ATP-dependent zinc metalloprotease FtsH, producing MNKKNSGMRNSLYYIIVFLSMITIVYFFFGQGSDQSPNINYSTFYKNLEEKQVKEFSVQPSNGVYKITGEYHDDQKVTDTGGLPVFGQTKVKSKRFTTSVLPNDSTIDTITEAAKDSGAKIVVKEQSSNGIWVSLLFSFLPIILMVFLFYMMMGQGGQGGGNGRGVMNFGKSKTKEADKKTITVRFSDVAGAEEEKQELVEVVEFLKDPRRFVELGARIPAGVLLEGPPGTGKTLLAKAVAGEAGVPFYSISGSDFVEMFVGVGASRVRDLFETAKKSAPAIIFIDEIDAVGRQRGAGMGGGHDEREQTLNQLLVEMDGFGGNEGVIVIAATNRSDVLDPALLRPGRFDRQVLVGVPDVKGREQILRVHARNKPLAHDVDLKVVAQQTPGFAGADLENVLNEAALVAARRNKKKIDASDIDEAQDRVIAGPAKKDRAISKKERDIVAYHEAGHTICGLVLSDARIVHKVTIIPRGRAGGYMIALPREDRFLMTQNEMFEQIVGLLGGRVAEEIIFGEKSTGASNDFEQATRLARSMVTEYGMSDALGPVQYEGNHQVFVGRDYGQSKPFSDQVAYQIDEEVRNILVRAHERAVEIIEAHRDQHKLIADSLLKYETLDAKQIKSLFEEGKMPETDNPDEYPSEKDGSFEEVKKELARKDAEREHSEKEDEEHAKEFYKEEDKEIDEAIKEDEKEVQEDNSEQK
- the hpt gene encoding hypoxanthine phosphoribosyltransferase, which produces MLENDIEKTFYSQEEIHERVSALGHTISQDYKDKYPLVVGVLKGAVPFLSDLVRAMDIHMEMDFMDVSSYGNATVSSGEVRILKDLSTNVEGRHILLVEDIIDSGRTLKYLVEMLKHRKAASVKIVTMLDKPEGRVVDMSADYVGFDVPNEFVVGYGLDYAEDYRNLPYIGVLKPEIYENA
- the tilS gene encoding tRNA lysidine(34) synthetase TilS; this encodes MNKIAESWLEKYNWTHQTRLVIGVSGGVDSMVLLSILLSLPKKERPRITVAHINHQLRRESDAEEVFVRVFCAEHGVGFTGVKWHDGPNLTHSVEALAREFRYNFFEKVMRETKSTVLLTAHHQGDHVETILMRLIQGSQLESLGGIIETREFGDGLLIRPLLHLNKQNLYALAKTYDIPFMEDVTNQQTTYFRNRIRHTILPLLEEENPQFSDGLSRLSKEALCQKEALDELMRPVYQTCVKESDEEWLIDLNEFYQLSPALQSQLNDLVCQVFHHKTGVLIGYLKKELLLSTMKNLASFKQIDLGQEWVGEKNYQKFKIMKKEVFPLLYTPIFLTVNQGDYLSETEWIGLFDERSMIIPEFDDTWIEEKIEYQHTKNHRIQIRKREDGDKFVYNQQGQTKKVSRFFIDEKIPVKKRQESWIVLDEKSNVLWVLPFRKSYLSIPRETDKIQYKLVYFKKKDE
- a CDS encoding S1 domain-containing RNA-binding protein; amino-acid sequence: MSIEVGAKLPGKISGITNFGAFVDLGEGKTGLVHISEVSNSFVKDINDVLKVGDDTEVKVMSIGDDGKIGLSIKRVNEEERPKESGRKDFKRSSSNYQSDRGNKGFDRGNRGNDRNRQSRTTQAPVQKKESFDNLMTNFLKDSDDRLSTLKRSTEGKRGGRGGRRN
- a CDS encoding FtsB family cell division protein — protein: MSWYNDGVHRKRMGVHRGMKDKQKIIAIENREEQTPSGLEKTKRQQKQIIFRRRRLTIMFIVAFALFTFMGVSLFRNGQHLLKLQDTKQEVKQEFEAAKVQKKDLTDEVTLLNDKEYVEKIARAKYFYSKEDEQVYSVPELNGTKKN
- a CDS encoding RNA-binding S4 domain-containing protein; translated protein: MRLDKYLKVSRIIKRRSVAKEVADKGRIQVNNKLAKSSTDVKAGDIITIMFGNKILEVKVTELRDTTKKDEAKDLYEILSEKRVDSAETP
- a CDS encoding putative polysaccharide biosynthesis protein — its product is MNKLQMEKKLLKGTMILTATSFIVKLLSAIYRVPFQNLVGDEGFYVYQQVYPIYGIAMTLALSGMPIYLSKLLASETLPGEKLDVLKQFFWYLSVFSISLFALLFFGAKQVAMLMGDVQLTPLIQVVSIVFLFVPFLSTTRGYFQGELNMIPTATSQLVEQGIRVTVILFGGYLFTTKSLTVYQVGSMATSGAIIGGFCASFVLLYYVRKQISFSQVLTRPKLTQPDLLKRMIIEGGTLCLFSAYLVVFQLIDSFTVKKYLVYQGMPDLAAKIAKGVFDRGQPLVQLGLVVAVSMTATFMPTLTHYFSNREKSAYYQTVTSYIRVSLTIALAAGVGLSLLMPFINTTLFSDNQGSLTLSLFVLSVTLVSMIQTYQTIYQSQNRVKYQLLAALFGLLLKMVLTPVLTFYFGTVGSSFSTLLSLVGCLIILHHFLNRGKEKLQVGRVFLLKLTGSILVMVFGILLYRVGVSYVLRTDTHRLLSLMITLLGVVIGFILYLLCLIKCKIFNEDEWNMLPFGHKIINKFYKKEG